In the genome of Planctomyces sp. SH-PL62, the window AGCGAGCTTTCCCGGCTGGCGACCTCCGCGGGGGGTCCCCCCGTCGCGGTCGGCCCGGACCTCTTCGACGTCCTGGAGAAATCCCGGTACTGGTACGACGAGACCGGGGGCTGGCTCGACCCGACCATCGCCCCGGTCGGTCGGCTCTGGCGCCGCGCCCGCCGCGAGCGCAAGCTCCCGGACGACGCGAAGCTCGACGCCGCCCTCGCGCTGGTCGGCATGGAGAAGCTGGTCCTCGACCCGAAGGCCCGGACCGTCCGGCTGACGAGGCCCGGCATGAAGCTGGACGTCGGCGGCGTCGCCAAGGGATACGCCGCGCAGGCCGCGATCGACGTCCTGCGGGAGCAGGGGGTCGACCGGGCCCTGGTGGCGGGCGCGGGGGATATCGTCGTCTCGGGGCCGCCCCCGGACGCCGAGGGCTGGACGATCGGGGTCGCCACCCTGGAGCCCTCGAAGACGGCGCCCGAGATCTATCTGTCGATCAAGGACGCGGCCGTCTCCACCTCCGGCGACGCCGAGCGGTTCGTGATCATCGACGGACGCCGATACTCACATATCATCAACCCCAGGACCGGCCGGCCGATCGAGGATCGGGCGAGCGTGACCGTGGTCGCGCCGGACGGCACCACCGCCGACGTCCTGGAGACCACGGCCTACATGCTCGGGCCGGAAAAGGGCCTGGAATTCATCGATTCCATCCCCGGCGCGGCGGCCGTCTTCACCCGCGAGACCCCCGAGGGAATCCGACGTTACGAGTCGGCCCGGTTCAAGGACGTGCCCCGGGCGCAGCCGCGGCCTGCGCCTTGAGGAGGTCGCGGATTTCCTCCAGCAGCGCCTGGTCCTTCGTCAGCGGCGGGGCCGCGGCGGCCGCCTCCTCCTTCCGGGTCCGCATCACCCAGCCCAGGAACTTCACGATGAAGAAGAAGAGGGCCGCGGCCACGATCAGGAAGTTGACGACCTCGGCCAGGAACTGGCCGTAAGGGACCTGCTGGCCCCGGATCGTCCAAGCCCAATTCTGGTAGCCTTGATTCGAGGGGAGCACGACGCTCAGCAGGGGCATGACGATGCTCTTGACCAGCGAGTCCACGATCTTGCCGAACGCGGCCCCGATGATCACGCCGACCGCCAGGTCGATGACGTTCCCCTTGAAGGCGAACGCCTTGAACTCCTCGGCCAGGGACAGGGCGTGCTTCCTGGGATCAATTCGCGCGACGTTCATGGGAGATCCCTCCGATGGTCGGAATCACGGATCCGCCCCACAGAAGCCGCATATGTCGTGCCGAAGCCGCTCCGGGCGACGCCTGCGAATAGCGCCAGAGGCCCAGGGCGGATCCATCCGGCTCGTCGCGGCGTCCCGATCCCGGTCCCGGCCCGCTCGCTCGCTCGATCGTCACGCTCCGGGTCGAACTCGCGGATTGAACCCGGCGTTCCGACCTGGAGGACTACCAGGGCGGCGTCGACGAGCCTGTCGACGCCCCGCCCTGGTCGGCGTGCCCGCGTCGGGCGTCATCAGCGCTGGTCGATGGGGACGTAGCGCTTCTCGGTGGGGCCGGTGTAGATCTGGCGGGGCCGGGCGATGCGGGCCTTGGGATCGTCGGCCTGTTCCTTCCACTGGGCGATCCAGCCGGGCATCCGGCCGATGGCGAAGATGACCGTGAACATGTTGGTCGGGATGCCGATCGCCCGCATGATGATGCCGCTGTAGAAGTCGACGTTGGGGTACAGGCGGCGGTCGACGAAGTACGAGTCCTTGAGCGCCATCTCTTCGAGCTGGCGTGCGACGTCGAGCAGCGGGTCCTTGACGCCGAGTTGGCCGAGGACCTTGTCGGCGGCCTGCTTGAGGATCTTGGCGCGGGGGTCGAAGTTCTTGTAGACCCGGTGGCCGAAGCCCATCAGGCGGAAGCCGCTGGAGGAGTCCTTGGCCATCTTGATGGCGTCGGCGGCGCTGATGCCCCCCTTGTGGATCTTCTCGAGCATCTCGAGGACGGCCATGTTGGCGCCGCCGTGGAGCGGCCCCCAGAGCGCGCCGACGGCCGCGGCGCACGAGGCGTAGATGTTCGCCTGGCTGGAGCCGACGATCCGGACGGTCGAGGTGCTGCAGTTCTGCTCGTGGTCGGCGTGCAGCAGCAGGATGAGGTTCAGGGCGTCGACCACCTCGGGCGAGGCGACGTGCTCCGCGTACGGGGCCGAGAACATCATGTGCAGGAAGTTCGCGACGTACGGCAGCTTGGAGTCGGGGTAGACGAAGGGGAGGCCCATCGCTCGGCGGTAAGAGCAGGCCGCGATGGTGCGGACCTTGCTGATGAGCTGCGAGGCGTCCTCGAGGAACCGCTCCTCGGGGGACTCGTCCTCGGTGCCCCGGCGGGGGAAGCAGGCGATGGTGTTGACCATCGCCGACAGGATCGCCATCGGCGGGGCGTCGACGAGGAAGCCCTCGAAGTGGTGCCTGAAGGCCTCGTGGAGGGCGGCGTTGCGGACCAGCCGCTCGCGGAAGTCGTCGAGCTCGGCCTGCTGGGGCAGGCGGCCGAAGATCAGCAGCCAGGCGACCTCGACGAACGTCGACTCCCTGGCGAGCTCCTCGATCGGGATGCCGCGATAGCGGAGCACCCCCTTCTCTCCGTCGATGAAGGTGATCGCGCTGGTGCAGGCGCCGGTGTTGCCGTACCCCGGATCGAGGGTGATCAGGCCGGTCTCGGACCGGAGCTTCGAGATATCGAGCCCCAGCTCGCCCTCGGAACCTTCCACGACCGGCAACTGGATCGACCGGTCATTGAACGTCAAGGTCGCAGTCCGCGCCATCGCCTCACACTCCACGCAGTCAAGCCTGCAGGGCTTCCCGCCGACAAGAAGATCTGGTTCGAACCCGCTCACAAGATATTTCATTCTACACGCGGTTTTCGACTTGGGAATGATCCGCCGCCGGTGGAAGAACTTCCCGGTCCGAAGGCTTCGAAGGGATCGCAAAGGGCGAGCGGGACGGATCTTAAAGCCTCTCAATGCGGACGTCGATCGCCCTTTACATTTGCGGGGCGGTCGGGCAAAATGGCGGTTTGCTCGCGGCGCACGCGGAATTCAACGGGGTCGAGGTGCCGAGCCGTGTATGAAGAGGCGATCCAAAAAGCCGACGTCTTGATCGCAGCCCTGGGCTACATGCGGAAGTTCCACGGCCGATTCACCGTGATCAAGGTGGGCGGTTCGGTGATGGAAGATCCCGAATCTCTGCGCGCGCTTTTGGTCGACGTCGTGTTCATGCAGACGGTGGGCATGCGGCCGGTGGTGGTCCACGGCGGCGGCAAGGCGATCACGGTGGCGATGGAGAAGGCCGGGCTGACCCCGCGGTGGGTCAAGGGGCGGCGCTACACCGACGACGCCACGCTCGAGATCGTCGCCCGCGTGCTCGCCGAGGAGATCAACTCCGACATCGAGCGGCACATCAACAAGTTCGGCGGCCGGGCCTCGGGCCTGCACCACAAGACCCACCAGTGCCTCTACGGGCGTCGCCTGTCCATGCCCGGCGACGACGGCGAGCCGGTCGACCTGGGCCGGGTGGGCGAGGTCGTCGAGGTCGACGTGACGCCGATCGAGAACCTCTGCCTGGCCGGCGTCGTCCCCGTCCTCCCCTCGCTCGCCGAGGACGACGACGAGGAGGAGAAGCTCCTGAACGTCAACGCCGACACGGCCGCCGCCGCCGTCGCCCAGGCGCTCCGCGCCGACAAGCTCGTCTTCCTGACCGACACCCCCGGCATCCTGCGCGACCGAAACGACCCCTCCAGCCTGATCACCGGGCTGAACCCGGACGAGTGCCGCGAGCTGATCCGCGACGGCGTGATCGACAAGGGGATGATCCCCAAGGTCGAGGCCTGCCTGACCAGCCTCGAAGCGGGCGTCCGCAAGACGCACATCATCGACGGCCGGCTCCGCCACTCGCTCCTGCTGGAAATCTTCACCGAGAGCGGCGTCGGCACCGAGATCGCCCAGGACGAACACACCGACCGAGCCTCGCCCCAGGGCCGACGACCCGTCCTCGTCCGCTGATCGATTCGAGGCCGATCGCGGCCCCGATCCCCCCTTCCCCGACCCCCCTCGTCCTGGCGCCGCAAAGGCTGGCGGGATGCGACGATCGTCGATCCGTCGCCCCCCTCCCGGAGTCCTTCCCTTGGCACACGCAGAGCACACGCATCCGACCTCGCAGGAGACCATCGCCGAGTTCGACCGCTACGTCGTGCCGAACTACCGGCGCTATCCCGTCTCCCTGGTCCGCGGCGAGAATTCCTGGATCTGGGACGCCGAGGGGAGACGCTACCTGGACTTCTTCCCCGGCTGGGGCTGCAACCTGATCGGCCATTGCCCGCCGCGCGTGGTCGAGGCCGTGCGCGACCAGGTCGGCCGGCTCATCCACGTCCCGAACACGTGGTACATGGAAGCCCAGGGTGAATTCGCCAGAGCCCTCTCCGAGCGCAGCTTCGGCGGCCAGTGCTTCTTCTGCAACAGCGGGGCGGAGGCCAACGAGGCCGCCATCAAGCTGGCGCGGGCCTACGGCCACGCCCGCGGGAAGTTCAAGATCGTCACGATGGAGGGGGGCTTCCACGGCCGGACGTTCGCCGCCCTGACCGCCACCGCCCAGCCCAAATACCATGAAGGCTTCGAGCCCATGGTCCCCGGCTTCGTCTACACCAAGTACGACGACCTGGAAGCCGCCGCCGCCGCGATCGACGACGAGACCGCCGCCGTGATGCTGGAGCCGATCCAGGGCGAGGGGGGCGTCCGGATCCCGTCCGCCGGCTACCTGCCGGGCCTCCGCAAGCTGTGCGACCAGCGCGGGGCCTTGCTGATCCTCGACGAGGTCCAGACCGGCATGGGCCGGACCGGGTCGTGGTTCGCCTACCAGAATCTGGGGGTCGTCCCCGACGTCCTCACCTGCGCCAAGGCCCTGGCCGGCGGGATCGCCGCGGGGGTCATGATCGCCAGGCCCGAGGTGGCGGCGGTGTTCAAGCCCGGGATGCACGCCTCGACCTTCGGCGGCAACCCGATCGCCTGCCGCGCCGGGATCGCGACCGTCGAGACGATCGAAGAAGAAAACCTCCTGGAGCGGGGCCTCGCCATCGGCGAGCGGTTCCGCGGCCAGTTCGAAGCCCTCCAGCTCGAGATCCCCGAGAAGATCCGGGAGATCCGCATCCGGGGGGTGATGATCGGCCTGGACCTCTCCTTCGACGCCTCGGACGTCGTGGCCCGCTGCCTCGAACGCCGGCTCCTGATCAACGCGACCCACGGCCACGTCGTCCGGCTCCTGCCGGCCCTGACCATCAGCGACGAACAGATCGACCAGGGCTGCGCCATCCTGGCCGACGTCTTGCGGGAGGCAGTCATCTGAAAAACTCCAAGAACCGCGGCCCGAAGCTCGCGGCCGTCCCCGACGGCGTGGCCGCCGCGCCGTCTCCCCGAGCGGCCGGCGAGGACCACGCCGGGCCTCGCCACTTCCTCGACCTGAAAGGGATCGACGGCGACCGCGCCCGCGCCCTGCTCGACCGCGCCGTCGCGCTCAAGGAAGGGCGGCTCGAACCCGGCTGGACGCCGCCGCTGCTGGGGAGGAGCCTCGGCCTGGTGTTCGAGAAGCCGTCGCTGCGCACCCGCGTCAGCTTCGAGACGGCCTTCGCCCGGCTCGGGGGGAGCTCGATCTTCCTCCGGGGCAAGGACGTGGGGATGGGGGTCCGCGAGAGCGTGGCCGACTTCGCCCGCGTGATCAGCCAGTACGTCGACGCCCTGGCGGTGCGGACCTTCGCCCACGCCACGCTCGAGGAACTGGCGGAATACGCCACGGTCCCCGTGGTCAACGCCCTGTCGGACGACGCCCACCCCTGCCAGGCCATGGCCGACATGCTCACGCTCCTGGAGTTGAAAGGGTCCCTGCCGGGGATCAAGCTCGGCTTCGTGGGCGACGGCAACAACGTCGCGATGTCGCTGGCCGAGGCCGCCGCCCTGCTGGGCGTGGACTTCGTGCTGGCCTGCCCCGAAGGCTACGAGTACCCCGAGGCGTTCACGGCCGCGTACGCCGCGCGATTCCCGGACGCGCCGCTGCGGGTCTCGAACGACCCCCGCGACGCCGCCGACGGGGCCGACGCGCTCTACACCGACGTCTGGGCCAGCATGGGCCAGGAGCACGAGGCCGACCAGCGCCGCGAGATCTTCTCGCCGTTCCAGGTCGACGAGGAGCTGATGGCGGCCGCCAAGCCCGACGCCGTCTTCCTCCACTGCCTCCCCGCCCACCGCGGCGAGGAGGTGGCCTCGAACGTCCTCGACGGCCCCCGAAGCCGGGTCTTCCAGCAGGCCGCCAACCGCATGTATTTCCAGATGGCCCTGCTCGAATGGCTGGTGCGCGACCGATCGGCCGCCGACCGGCTTCGGGTTTGAAGGAGCGAGACGCCATGAGTCGCAGGGATGGACGCAACGACGACGAGATCCGGCCGGTGCGGATCGTCCCCGGCTTCGCGACCAACAGCGCCGGGAGCGTGCTCTACTCGTGCGGGGGGACGACCGTCCTGGTCACCGCCCAGCACTCCGAATCGGTCCCCCCGTTCCTCGAAGGCAAGGGGGTGGGCTGGCTCACGGCCGAGTACGCCATGCTCCCCGGCAGCACGCCGAGCCGGATCTCCCGGCGGACCGACGGCCGGGCGACCGAGATCCAGCGGCTGATCGGCCGGAGCCTCCGCGCGATCGTCGACCGCCAGGCCCTCGGCCCCTGGACGATCCACGTCGATTGCGACGTGGTCAACGCCGACGGCGGCACCCGGACCGCCGCCATCACCGGCGCGTACGTCGCCGTGGCGCTCGGGCTGCGGAACCGATTCGGCCCGGAACGCGCCGCGGAGGTGCTCAAGGAATCGATCGCGGCCGTCAGCGTCGGGATCGTGGGCGGCAGGCCCATGCTCGACCTGGACTACTCCGAGGACTCCAAG includes:
- the argB gene encoding acetylglutamate kinase, whose product is MAVCSRRTRNSTGSRCRAVYEEAIQKADVLIAALGYMRKFHGRFTVIKVGGSVMEDPESLRALLVDVVFMQTVGMRPVVVHGGGKAITVAMEKAGLTPRWVKGRRYTDDATLEIVARVLAEEINSDIERHINKFGGRASGLHHKTHQCLYGRRLSMPGDDGEPVDLGRVGEVVEVDVTPIENLCLAGVVPVLPSLAEDDDEEEKLLNVNADTAAAAVAQALRADKLVFLTDTPGILRDRNDPSSLITGLNPDECRELIRDGVIDKGMIPKVEACLTSLEAGVRKTHIIDGRLRHSLLLEIFTESGVGTEIAQDEHTDRASPQGRRPVLVR
- the rph gene encoding ribonuclease PH, yielding MSRRDGRNDDEIRPVRIVPGFATNSAGSVLYSCGGTTVLVTAQHSESVPPFLEGKGVGWLTAEYAMLPGSTPSRISRRTDGRATEIQRLIGRSLRAIVDRQALGPWTIHVDCDVVNADGGTRTAAITGAYVAVALGLRNRFGPERAAEVLKESIAAVSVGIVGGRPMLDLDYSEDSKAEVDANVVRLGSGGLVEVQGTGEGGVYSRRQLDQLLDLAEAGIDRLGQVQREALQGG
- the mscL gene encoding large conductance mechanosensitive channel protein MscL encodes the protein MNVARIDPRKHALSLAEEFKAFAFKGNVIDLAVGVIIGAAFGKIVDSLVKSIVMPLLSVVLPSNQGYQNWAWTIRGQQVPYGQFLAEVVNFLIVAAALFFFIVKFLGWVMRTRKEEAAAAAPPLTKDQALLEEIRDLLKAQAAAAPGARP
- the argF gene encoding ornithine carbamoyltransferase; protein product: MAAAPSPRAAGEDHAGPRHFLDLKGIDGDRARALLDRAVALKEGRLEPGWTPPLLGRSLGLVFEKPSLRTRVSFETAFARLGGSSIFLRGKDVGMGVRESVADFARVISQYVDALAVRTFAHATLEELAEYATVPVVNALSDDAHPCQAMADMLTLLELKGSLPGIKLGFVGDGNNVAMSLAEAAALLGVDFVLACPEGYEYPEAFTAAYAARFPDAPLRVSNDPRDAADGADALYTDVWASMGQEHEADQRREIFSPFQVDEELMAAAKPDAVFLHCLPAHRGEEVASNVLDGPRSRVFQQAANRMYFQMALLEWLVRDRSAADRLRV
- a CDS encoding aspartate aminotransferase family protein; its protein translation is MAHAEHTHPTSQETIAEFDRYVVPNYRRYPVSLVRGENSWIWDAEGRRYLDFFPGWGCNLIGHCPPRVVEAVRDQVGRLIHVPNTWYMEAQGEFARALSERSFGGQCFFCNSGAEANEAAIKLARAYGHARGKFKIVTMEGGFHGRTFAALTATAQPKYHEGFEPMVPGFVYTKYDDLEAAAAAIDDETAAVMLEPIQGEGGVRIPSAGYLPGLRKLCDQRGALLILDEVQTGMGRTGSWFAYQNLGVVPDVLTCAKALAGGIAAGVMIARPEVAAVFKPGMHASTFGGNPIACRAGIATVETIEEENLLERGLAIGERFRGQFEALQLEIPEKIREIRIRGVMIGLDLSFDASDVVARCLERRLLINATHGHVVRLLPALTISDEQIDQGCAILADVLREAVI
- a CDS encoding citrate synthase, which encodes MARTATLTFNDRSIQLPVVEGSEGELGLDISKLRSETGLITLDPGYGNTGACTSAITFIDGEKGVLRYRGIPIEELARESTFVEVAWLLIFGRLPQQAELDDFRERLVRNAALHEAFRHHFEGFLVDAPPMAILSAMVNTIACFPRRGTEDESPEERFLEDASQLISKVRTIAACSYRRAMGLPFVYPDSKLPYVANFLHMMFSAPYAEHVASPEVVDALNLILLLHADHEQNCSTSTVRIVGSSQANIYASCAAAVGALWGPLHGGANMAVLEMLEKIHKGGISAADAIKMAKDSSSGFRLMGFGHRVYKNFDPRAKILKQAADKVLGQLGVKDPLLDVARQLEEMALKDSYFVDRRLYPNVDFYSGIIMRAIGIPTNMFTVIFAIGRMPGWIAQWKEQADDPKARIARPRQIYTGPTEKRYVPIDQR
- a CDS encoding FAD:protein FMN transferase; this translates as MGSSFKILLYSTQETAARRASRAAFDRIAALDAVLSDYDPDSELSRLATSAGGPPVAVGPDLFDVLEKSRYWYDETGGWLDPTIAPVGRLWRRARRERKLPDDAKLDAALALVGMEKLVLDPKARTVRLTRPGMKLDVGGVAKGYAAQAAIDVLREQGVDRALVAGAGDIVVSGPPPDAEGWTIGVATLEPSKTAPEIYLSIKDAAVSTSGDAERFVIIDGRRYSHIINPRTGRPIEDRASVTVVAPDGTTADVLETTAYMLGPEKGLEFIDSIPGAAAVFTRETPEGIRRYESARFKDVPRAQPRPAP